aatcaattatatatttttacacaattttataatacatttacaataataataataatatatttttacacaactttatccaattaattttgtaccttcattttattataaaaacattGATATGATAAAAATGTGGGGgacattaaaaagaataaaaaaagaagaagtaatttttaaattttgcataaaacattaaaaactatGAATCACAGCCACACGATTTTATCTGAAACAAAATATCTCATCCGTCAAAATCTGTCTCGATGTtttcaaaaccccaaaaagcCTTTCATTATTTCGTGTCGTCAGATTCAGTTTCGAAAACCAGGCCAGCAGAGGTTGTTCTCGTTAAATTACTGTCATGCCCCAGAGTTACACTTTGGAAAGATAGGAAAATAACAAGGGCATTATTGGAATATGAGTAAATTATGAAAAACCCACTGACCCATTTTACCTTTTCTCTGTCTCGTTGGTCCTtgtgaaagaaaataagaaaaagaaatactaaCACTTATAAGCACTGAGCCACGCGCTTATGACAACGCGTGCCTTTTTTtcagtcaaatttttttttgagtaaataagaaaaaaaaaaaaatcacctctCATCAGTAAGATCACTTGCATAAGTCGCACATAATGTTGCTAATTTTGGCTAATTTACCTTAAAAATCACCCCATATATTAGTTTGTGTAAAGTTatgcatttttcaattttaattatagtAATGGTGTAAATTTATATGGCTACTATAATTgtgtatatttaattttttatttattctttgtgTTTTTCGAGAATAAAATGTGTgtacatgcattttttttattaattttttgtgtttctcgAGAATAAAATATGAGAATGGATGTTATATTGTGATGTGTGAAGagtgaaaaataattaaaaacatttaaaaaattgacattttaataaaatagacaatagaataaataatatgaagtgaatattttttgaaaatagttatgtaaaatagaaaaatatggttattatgttaaaatagacaTTAATTTTTGTACGAAttgatgtgaatgctttaaGTTTAATTTAGAACCAGGTAACCATAACTCAAACAAGAATTCAGGTGTATTTTtaatcatataatttttattttattttatttaaaatgaagTAATGTTTCAGTCTTTTAGAATACTATTTTACTCTTTATTCATAAGACATCTTAAACACTACACTATGAAAGCGTAGTAAATTAAACTTAAGATTTCTACGCTTACGTCACTTCTCAAATCAATGAGTTGTCTACTTTAAACACATATGGTTTTATGAACCATCAACTAATGAGTTGGAAGTAAATGTTGTTAGTGTTAATTGAAAGTCTAAAAGGAGTATTCACGTGCACTTTCAATCATatgattaatataataattatatgatTTGATGAGTTGTCTACTTTAATAAACAGTAAGTAGTTTCATATATAAACAACTAATAAATGGGAAGAATTTAACATaacttgttttcattttttgttgagaatctTATTTTCAAACATTAATTTAACATGGAATATTTTGGCATGTCTCACACTAAAAGTAttcaaaaaatttcctccttttCTACTATACTATTAGCAAATAAACAATAAGCTAAACGTATTCAAATGCACTACaagttaattttgaaaataaatctattttagcATCTTgcaaaatgatttaaaaatataaatttttttttcctttttataaaaaagaccATGACTATGACTACCACATAAATAGTTTATTTTCGATGAATATATTAGAGTTTATATTTAatctctttactttttcttttttacttgtaCTTTCATATTATAACACcatttttgttgatttatttGTAGAAAGACATCGAAATTTGCATGTTAGCCTAATAGGTCATGGCGAAGGTGTTTTGTACGCGTTATAAGTGAGAGTGGGGCTTAAAGTGTGAGTGATAGAGACCCAACCAGGAGATAACTACGTCTACAGACAAAAactacataaaaaatttataaaatgagaaaacaaagaaaatagagagagagagagagagagagcactttACCACTTTCATCTTTTATATGATGCACGCATCCATAGCAACCAGAAAACACAAGAAAGACAGAGTACTccaaagagaagagagaaagaataccCCACCAAAGCCtgtttttttaagtaaacaacaccacaaagaagagaaaaagatggTGCCAAAAAATGGGTTTCTGctatattacaaaattttagagTCCTAAATACATACAGAAagtaggaagaagaagaagcatccGCAGGAGTTTTGAGGCTTTGAGGTGTTTGGTGAAATGGGTTTGTTCATATTGAGCCGTGTATGCATATAACAACTGTCTGTCTGTCTTTTGTGTCAGAAAAAATTAAAgctcaaaaatttgattttgtttcttaCCTTTACTTGCTGTCTGCCTCTCTCTCCATGTATATGGTCTAGTTGATAAAATtcacaccaaacccatttctgTTTTGTGCTTTTTGAAAGTCTTTGGTGGTGGGGTTCTTGTCGTTCAAAAACTGGAGGGTTTTTGGGTATTGAGTTCTTGtgtattgttgttgttttggttCACTTTCTTCGATGAAGGCCATGCCCCTACCCTTTGAGGAGTTTCAAGGGAAGGGGGTGTTAGATTTCTCCCCTGTTTCTTCAGAATCATTACCCCATCTTCACCaacatcaccaccaccaccaccagcaccAACAACAACTACAAAAGTGGCACAACACCAACAAAGAAAATTGCTATGTGGGCACTGAGCCCACCTCAGTTCTTGACACAAGAAGAAGCCCCAGCCCTCCAACTTCAACCTCAACTCTGTCTTCCTCTCTTGGCAACGGTGTGGCTTcaacaacagcagcagcagcagcagcagcggCCCCAGAGAATCATCACCaaccttcttcccaaactagcTTAGACATAGGTGAAAAATGTGGGCTTGGAATGGAAGACTGGGAAGGTGTGTTGTCTGATTCCTCATCAGGTCATGAACAGTCCATTCTGAGATTGATTATGGGGGACGTTGAAGACCCATCTCTGGGTCTCAACAAGCTCTTGCATCAAGACCTTGAATTCAACTCAGGTTTTGGTATGCTAGATCAAGGTGATGCTTTTGGCTGCCTTGAAATGCCCAACAATTTGTTGCCTAGCATTGACCCTTCTGCTGATTTTCCATTCATTGGTGGTGGCACCAATGCAACCAGGCTTGGCTCAGTTTCGACCCCAAATCACAACCCCATGTTCTCTGTTGCAACAAGTAATAATCTTTTGCCAGGCTCTCTATCTCATTCACCAGCCACGTTTcaccatcatcaacaacaacaacaacaggtGCAAGCAATTGAAGCTGTAGATGAGAAGCCACAGATTTTCAATCCCCAGATGATAAACCCAGCTCGGTTTGCCCAAAATCCGGCTTTGTTTATGCCTACATATGCCCAATTGCAAGAGCATCACCTTGTTTCACCACCACTGGCAAAAAGGCATAATCTTTGTGGTGCTGGACCTAATTATCAGGTCCCCAAGTTACCGTTTTCAGAATCGGGGCAAGAGCTTCTTCGAAgacagcaacagcaacagcaaaATCAGCTTCAGATGCAGAAAGTGGCGAACAATGAATTGGCAAGCCAACAGCAACAGCAATTGTTATTTGATCAGTTATACCAGTTAGCAGAGCTGATAGAAACTGGAAATAATCCGGTACGTGCGCAAGGGATATTGGCGCGGCTCAATCACCAGCTCTCTCCAATTGGTAAGCCTTTTCAAAGGGCTGCTTTCTATTTCAAGGAGGCCTTGCAATTGCTTCTTCATAATGCTAATAATACTAATTGTAATGCTTCTTTGAGTTtgtcatcaccaccaccaccacccattaGTCTTATTTTCAAGATTGGTGCTTACAAATCATTCTCAGAAGTCTCTCCTGTACTTCAGTTTGCCAATTTTACTTGTAACCAAGCTCTTCTTGAAGCGTTGgatggctttgataccattcacattattgattttgatattgGGTTTGGTGGACAATGGTCTTCTCTTATGCAAGAGCTCGCCTTGAGGCAAGGTGGTGGTCCAACTCTTAAAATCACTGCATTTGCATCCCCATCCACACACGATGAACTCGAGCTTGGTTTCACTCAAGAAAGCTTGAAACATTTTGCTACTGAGATTAACCTTgaatttgagtttgaatttttaagCCTTGAATCCTTGAACTCTGGTTCTTGGCCACTGCCCCTTCGTGTATCGGAGAGTGAGGCAATAGCAGTGAATCTGCCAATTGGTTCCTTTTCCAACTACCCTTTATCCCTTCCTTTGGTTCTCGGCTTTGTAAAGCAGCTCTCACCGAAAATTGTGGTCTCTTTGGATAGAGGCTGTGATCAAACCGATGTCCCTTTCCCCCATCACATAATTCATGCTGTTCAATCTTATTCGGGTCTGTTTGAATCGTTGGATGCTGTTAATGTCAACCAAGATGCCTTGCAAAGGATTGAGAGGTATTTGTTGCAACCAGGAATTGAGAAAATTGTGTTGGGTCGCCGCCGGTCACCTGATAGAACTCCTCCATGGAGGAGTCTATTTTTGTCATCCGGATTTTCCCCATTGACATTCAGCAACTTCTCCGAGTCCCAAGCAGAGTGTCTGGTGCAGAGGACTCCAGTTCGGGGTTTCCATGTTGAAAAGAATCAAACTTCACTTGTTCTCTGCTGGCAGCGAAAGGAGCTTATCTCAGCTTCAGTTTGGAGGTGCTGAGAAGAGTAGCATTTTGGAATTGGTTTTATAActaccaattaatttttattgctaGGGTGCTTCATAACTTActgttttggttgatttttatttttatttattaaaaaactcTCTCGCGTGTTGTTCTCCTATGCTAATTGTCTATGCACATTAGGGCTATTGTTCCCATTCAAGAAACCAAATATTTTAGTAACTGGATGTGGCTCTGTACAGGTGTCTTACGTTTAGTAACCAAATATTACTCTTATGatgtttttttcccttctaaGGTGGTGGTGATTGTTTGTTGTATACGTTTAACAACAATGCAACACAAGttatcaagaaaagaaaatttttaaccCTGCTAATATGAGTCCTTTTTGGTGCATACATCTTTTGAATGCTTAGCATCATTGGGCAGTTATATTTGATATTGCCTTCTCTTTTACTATGTACTCAAATTGATTTGTGAGCTGCACTCCTCTAGCTTGAAGAACTGCATATTATTCAactttcagaaattttttttgcctaaTTCTACAAAGACTTGTGAGTGAATTCCGCATGGTTTTTTTGAATGATTGAGGAACGATATGCATGTGTAGCCTTGTACTCTCAAATTTTGTTTCTACAGTTCTTATATGCTAAATAATGGGGAGAGAAAATTAGTTTTCTTGATATTGAATTATGTAATTCTGAAGGGTGGGGAAAGGGATCCAACAAAAGCATTTCTTGTTTGCATGCTTCACTCTTTCTAGGATTGCTTGTAATTGTTATATTTCTTCCATGCCTAAGTGGGAAAAGGGAAAAGGGCTTTGCAACTGTAATTGGTGAATGACACAACTTGCTTTATAGGATTGGTTGCAACATGGTTATATATGTGTAGTTCTCTATGTGAACTAGCCAATACCCTTGCATATGGTTCAGTTCTAGCCACCAAAAATTGCGAGTGTGGAGAAATTCTAAACCATTTTGATATCTTTATGGTTTGATTCGAATACCATTTTGATAGAAAATTTGTTTCAATCCCCGTCTGCCTCACCATTCTCATGATGAGTGTGATTTGAGTCCCTTTTAGGGCcatattatcttctttttcgTTGTCTGTTTTGACATAACATAATTTACAGCCAAGTTTAAAATATTATCAAGAGCACTCTTTATCATTGGTTCTTGGAAATTGGAATTTCCCTAGATTTActattcttttttcctcttgttACTTTTGACATCATCTCAATGTAGGCCATACAAGATCAATCCCAATCAAATATAGTTAATTGATTAATGATAATCTAATGCTATTGTTCTCGCCAACTCTGATTGAGAAATATCTACTATTTATCACTTTAAATTCTTAATTGTCAACATCATATACGTCAAGTTTTacttgattttcaaattcaataataaagaTACGGAAATATGTGATAATAAGTCTATAACGCTgtttattatcaaaaataaataaagtctaTAACGCTGTATATTGTGCCCACCTACATGCTCCAAAATTTCCAATTCTCTCGCCCTTTACAAAGTTGACTACAACGATGCATGAAACTTGATTAAAACGAGTATTTCggcttgttttgtttttttattattttgtttttggttttttcactatcagtacaaatttttttttttttttgagcaaaacgGAGATATGAGTggataaatattatattagttGTTTTTTGGATAAGGGATATTATATTAGTTAGTTTAGCAAACAAGTCTCTTATCggttcctccaaaaaaaaaaaaaaaaaaaaaaaaaaaaaaatgaagaagaaaagaaacaagtcTCGTATCAGTTTGCTAGCGATTTGGGATTAAATCTAATCTATATTAAAAAGAGTATAAGGCAATTTAGGCAACTACTTGTGTATCCCATACATAGACTCAATATAAAGCCAATATATGTaatgttgttatttattttagtagATGCTATTTATGTACATATAGATTAAATGAGTTTAGTCTTCCTATCAAAACGGATAggcattttatttatttactgaataaatttgcaatttttttcttctttactaaattaaaacaaatttattctTGAGTCAAATGCATAGATGACTTGTAGCAACAGCAAAAGGCCTACTTATAACCCAATTTTCCTATTTACTTTTAGGCAAAtttaacaacataataaatcCAAAACTAGCATAATTGCAAAAAGCCTACTTATAAGCATCAATATCCAGCATGCTAAAACTccaaatatgctaaaatttagcataaaaCCTCATAAATCTTGCATTACCCACACTttcaattctaaaaaatgttaccaTTGAGCTACAATACTATCCTACTTTTatgatggtactgtagcaagatggtatttttttaaaataatatttcattgggttttgggcttttatttGGGTATtaggttatattattttatagtgtaaatatattattttaatgtattgtatggtaaaataaaaattgggatgttgagtattttataaaattgtatggtataatagataaagtagctttaGAAATGGtaaaatgagatattttttagaaaccaaATGCTAAAATGGTCTATAccaatttttcaaattatttttaggaaaatttaaCAACATAATAATTCCAAAGGTAGCATAATTGGGTATGGAGTACGGACCCATCTCATCAAAATTGTTAAAATCTGAATCAAAATTGGTGAAAGGGACAAATCAAGGATCGTAAGATTTTACAAACTATGAAAGTAGTTAACAGTagagtaaattgcaaattacacccctaaagtctgggggtatttagattttacaccttgatatttcaaaatttggattttactctataagtttgagagtgtttggattttacaccttgacgtttcaaaatttggattttactccttaaggttttagggtatttatattttataccatgaagtttcagaatttgggggtgtaaaatccaaacaccccaaacataagggagtaaaatccaaattctgaataGTTAGGGGTGTAATATTCAAATATTCCCAAACTTCAtaatgtaaaatccaaattctgaaactttaggatataaaatctaaacacccaTAAACTTTTGGAGATGTAATTTGCAATATTATAGCAATATGATATTGggttattaaattttctaaatttaaggcaaatattgtaaaattatttaaaaggaaaaaaatccaaaactgacCCTTTAACTTTTTgcctttttcatttcagtcatctaactttcagttttgttatttaaatcctctaactttcaattgttgTCAATTTGGTATTCTATTAATGGTGTGCTATCGCAggtaaccaaaaataaaacctatactcctaaaaatatatgtaatagtGCAAGTAAGGATCGTTCCCACAAAGAGCatctagcctagttttatgctatgtgaacaaggaggggggggggggaggagggAGGGGGGttgagtataatgaaaacaattttaagaaaaaaaacaactaagaaacaattcaaattaaagttgTGGGGGCCTGTCAATCaacaggcccattaaggtcaagatcgttgggcctgtggcccatccgaggatgcatatccgtccgaggaggccaTGTCAGGTCACAAGGCAATTGCCGAAAGGGGGTGGTAGTCAATATCACGAAGGTAGAGCTCTGTATTCGTCCGAGGATGCTatactcctcggcagtatgcgtccgaggacgatcaggacgcgGTCTTGTTGCAACTAGACCCCATAATTATGTCACCACTGAAGATAGGATAACAGACCAAGGGTAAAAgagaaaaggcaaacaaatatctataactacagctgcctccgcattaattacctctcaaccaactctctagccgcattaatgtggaggtgatacctgaacagtaaggaggcagccttacagctgcccataggaagttccaggaggtgctagatgggacagaaagaaatcctccgaacccaacctacacgtgtgcggtgaggatggaacacaaagggtggtatataaactgaaagaagaacatgcaaGAAAAGGGGGAtcgaaacaaaaaagaaagaaagaaaacctaaacCAAGGAAGAAGAacgaaaagagaaaaagaactgTATCGATTACCAAACAAAACGATCGTTGTGCCAGCTTTGGGCTTTCAATATACGTGAGGGTGAGTCTTTTTATTATACaaaagttaacctagttctttacacccacgctctacaaatcatattgtttgggcctatttacgtgcgaacccagtatcgtgttgggtcgttacaaattgtgtccctacaaaagtattgaaatcaattaaaagaacaaaccttggtctaagtcaacatcTACCATAGGAATTTCACAACTGATCatcgatgcaagtatatattaattcacactttgaatattcatCATTAgaactattttcctatctctccttagtcgttgttaattagaaaacaagcgatttaataaaccctaactactaaacaacccaagacaagcgttaaaggtttaatctagtagcagccttaagaattagagagattgatgaaactaaacaacacaagcacaagcggttgtatttaatttagtcaagcgttcttcctaagatctaataatttatgacatagcaaatcattaaatcttggttgcttcacaaattagagagatcaaacaattatgaatttgatatttaacctagcagtagattgcaatgaataataaactagtagcctcctagtaattaaatgagacaatcatgaaaataggcacagaagaacatccgatattcaaagcataaattgaacaataagaacaaattagatctcacagttTTGTTGATTCCGAGGCTTTAGTTTATTTCGACCAATTATAAAAGTTTTAACCACAcagggccatgatgaaaactcaaaggagaaaatcagagaagaggggagagagagacgTGTGTGTCCAATTttgatttctcctcccccttttacacgttaattccccctttccctaacctacaaaatctcctaaaaatattctcaataataaaatccaaatttgactaattaaggaaaaatattaaaaataaaacaaagtcctaatataaccaggaaagtggtgtttttcagcTGGAATTTTCATGGATCAGATCTGGAACCTTCCAAAAATAAACTGCATCAGATCTGTGTATTAGAATTGTaggcaaaggaacattccagaacgtcaatagtgcaggtgcagcaacttcaagcccgatttcgaccttgatgcatcccgtatctctcaaaactcaaaacatgaaaggtGTAGAGCTTTTTCTTGGCGTTCCATAtcatcttgaatcatctcaatcgaAGCTcggatgagagagttatgcccaGATTATGAAGCAATGTCAAAGCTGTCCAAAATCGCCCAATTAActacgttttgcacttaatgtctccatttgcatcctaaatcaaaatataagaataatgagtaaatttaggcaccaaataaatataaaagactaaacattatgggagaaaaatatgacattttgcattctcatcagTTAACCATTTGTTAAGTGTTTCCGTTAAATGAGCAAAACAACGTCGTTTtggcccttttttttaaaaaaaaattgtaattaaaagaaattaagaaaactgttattaaaaaagaaaaaagaaaaaaagaaaacatttaggGAAAGAGGGGAGAGTCCATCTGTGTCGGCAGCGGCAGCTGTGAtgaggtgagagtgagagagagagaaaccaagatttgagagagagagcaccttCCCTTGAACTTGATGAAGCAAATCGTTGTTAGAATCTAAGCAAAAGCCAATATCAGAAAACTTGGACAAGTCCCTTGTGAGAGACTCTAGCAATTTCAACTTCTTCTTTGGTGTAAGTTCATCCGAACcattcttctccttcttcttctcaagTCCAACACACCTGAGACCTATACCCTCATAATAGTACTGTGTATACCTGTTATCACAAAACCTAGAATTCataaccataaaaaactttCTGGGTGGTCTCACTCTCATAGTTAGGGCTGTCCATGGGTcgggcgggtcgggtttgtgcccaacccgcaaCCGACCCGCTGGAGATCGGGTAGGGAAGTGCCGGACTCGTAACCGACCAGTATTAGGGTCGGGTTTTACGGGTCGGTTTCCCGTCGGGTGAGCAGCGGTTTCGGGTGAGGCCGAAACCCGTCGGAGAGGACGAAAAACGTAGAAAATCGGCGAGATCTCTCCCGATCTGTCCAAGATCCGGTGCAATCTAGCCGGATTTGGCAGAGATCTCGCCAAATCCGATGGTTTTTCCCCCAAATCGTGCTGAGAATTGCCGGATCTGGTGTTTTAGTCGCCGAAATCTGCCAAATCGTGCTGGAAAACTCGCCGGAAAGCTTGAAATCGCAGCTCGTCGTTCTCTCTTCGGGCGGGTCGGGTTGAACGGGTTTTGAAGGAAGGGAACCGAAACCGAACCGCCGGTGTCGGGTTTTGAAGCTCGGGACCCGCGTCCGACCACCGGAGCTGTCGGATCGGGTTGTAGCGGGTCGGGTACGGGCGGGTTGGGCGGGTTGGACGGGTCAGCGGGTGAGATGGACAGCCCTACTCATAGTAGCTTTACATGGCTTGGTATTTTCAAAGTGGGTCTCAATCATAGCGCTAGAAAGACAAGGAACCCACCGAAAAGTCATGCCAGAAACTTCCATTCTGGTGCTGAAACTTGAAAACCCAACACACATagcagagttttttttttaaaaaaaaaaaaaaaaaaacaaaaaaactgttttattaatttcttttaattacgaaaattaaaaaaaaaaaaaaaaaagagccaaaatgacatcatttttctcatttaaCGGAGACACTTGACAGATGGTTAACGGAATACCGAATTAATAGCAATTaaaagttagaggattgaaatgacaaaactgaaagttagaggactaaaatgaaaaagactaaaaattagagggtcagttttggatttttgccTATTTAAAACTAATAAGTTTAGCGTGGGTGcgtaaaaatcaaataatttgttttgaaagaaataataaacaaagGCTATTTTGGCTACGACGATGGAATGATAAAGTTTTTTCAACAAGGATTGAACCTATACTAAAACCCCTTTTAACTGgtatttatagtaaaattaaatACCGTATTACAAAAATTGTTCTAAAACCGTAACGGAATAAGTAATGTTTTTGCATTAAATTATAAGAATGTTAGtccatttacatttttttttggaaagagttttaacttatggcgTCTACTCCTGATGAtatctctttatcatcagactaagacaccaatcg
This genomic stretch from Quercus robur chromosome 4, dhQueRobu3.1, whole genome shotgun sequence harbors:
- the LOC126722996 gene encoding scarecrow-like protein 22; amino-acid sequence: MKAMPLPFEEFQGKGVLDFSPVSSESLPHLHQHHHHHHQHQQQLQKWHNTNKENCYVGTEPTSVLDTRRSPSPPTSTSTLSSSLGNGVASTTAAAAAAAAPENHHQPSSQTSLDIGEKCGLGMEDWEGVLSDSSSGHEQSILRLIMGDVEDPSLGLNKLLHQDLEFNSGFGMLDQGDAFGCLEMPNNLLPSIDPSADFPFIGGGTNATRLGSVSTPNHNPMFSVATSNNLLPGSLSHSPATFHHHQQQQQQVQAIEAVDEKPQIFNPQMINPARFAQNPALFMPTYAQLQEHHLVSPPLAKRHNLCGAGPNYQVPKLPFSESGQELLRRQQQQQQNQLQMQKVANNELASQQQQQLLFDQLYQLAELIETGNNPVRAQGILARLNHQLSPIGKPFQRAAFYFKEALQLLLHNANNTNCNASLSLSSPPPPPISLIFKIGAYKSFSEVSPVLQFANFTCNQALLEALDGFDTIHIIDFDIGFGGQWSSLMQELALRQGGGPTLKITAFASPSTHDELELGFTQESLKHFATEINLEFEFEFLSLESLNSGSWPLPLRVSESEAIAVNLPIGSFSNYPLSLPLVLGFVKQLSPKIVVSLDRGCDQTDVPFPHHIIHAVQSYSGLFESLDAVNVNQDALQRIERYLLQPGIEKIVLGRRRSPDRTPPWRSLFLSSGFSPLTFSNFSESQAECLVQRTPVRGFHVEKNQTSLVLCWQRKELISASVWRC